A portion of the Edaphobacter lichenicola genome contains these proteins:
- a CDS encoding DUF6908 domain-containing protein, protein MQTILRILKQAGGWHHGLYLKIENPPYMALVIEATDESGPCGLPAISVCHYGEQNGDLMRDPEMCFELGFADGPHLNAFYYRNDYVGVEQWSRNIVRDHYVYLVSLHQQHERFAKVWDNNLRLQGFAEAFEQQQSPGA, encoded by the coding sequence ATGCAGACCATCCTTCGCATCCTCAAACAGGCCGGAGGTTGGCACCACGGCCTGTACCTCAAGATCGAGAACCCGCCTTATATGGCGTTGGTGATCGAGGCAACGGACGAGTCAGGCCCATGCGGTCTACCTGCAATCTCTGTCTGTCACTACGGCGAACAGAACGGCGACCTCATGCGCGACCCGGAGATGTGTTTCGAGCTTGGATTCGCGGACGGACCACACCTGAACGCTTTCTATTACCGGAACGACTATGTAGGCGTGGAGCAGTGGAGCCGCAATATCGTCCGCGACCACTACGTTTACCTCGTCAGCTTGCACCAGCAGCATGAGCGATTCGCCAAGGTGTGGGACAACAACCTGCGATTGCAGGGCTTCGCTGAGGCCTTTGAGCAGCAGCAGTCCCCAGGCGCCTAA
- a CDS encoding DUF1330 domain-containing protein, whose product MPAFVVFIRESTSSEAEMEIYGKLALPTLAGRPAKPLAFYGKLEVLEGPEFEGAVILEFPSMGEAKMWYESPEYQAAAEHRKAASSFRVFILEGKNV is encoded by the coding sequence ATGCCCGCCTTCGTTGTATTCATCCGCGAGAGCACTTCTAGCGAAGCTGAGATGGAGATTTACGGCAAGCTCGCGCTGCCTACCCTCGCCGGGCGGCCGGCGAAACCGCTGGCATTTTATGGCAAACTCGAGGTTCTAGAAGGGCCAGAATTTGAGGGCGCGGTGATTCTTGAATTTCCCTCTATGGGGGAAGCAAAGATGTGGTATGAAAGCCCTGAATATCAGGCCGCAGCGGAGCATCGTAAAGCAGCATCTAGCTTCAGAGTTTTCATTTTGGAAGGCAAGAACGTTTGA
- a CDS encoding LysR substrate-binding domain-containing protein has translation MLGFLTGHESTWLPAALQLLRDQLPGAHVVVSSQVSPHLAVAISGGRMDAAFMRREEGASDLEFRLLAKEPLEVFMRNDHRLAAMSEIDPREIVNETFISVSGKALSGKGTAPALRVVIDRYLSDCRLHIRPSHEVDNLAGAMSLIDSTRGVALLPVYAKNLLSGPVTSRPLIDKAPTIDLCLGFKKTNESPLLKHLLSRLDELISRASSGTR, from the coding sequence GTGCTCGGCTTTCTGACGGGACATGAATCGACTTGGCTGCCCGCAGCGCTGCAACTCTTGAGGGATCAACTTCCTGGTGCTCATGTCGTCGTCTCTAGCCAGGTGTCTCCGCACTTGGCCGTTGCGATTTCAGGTGGACGCATGGACGCAGCGTTCATGAGGAGGGAGGAGGGCGCATCCGATCTTGAGTTCCGTCTCCTCGCGAAGGAACCGCTGGAGGTGTTTATGCGAAATGACCACCGCCTGGCTGCGATGAGTGAGATAGATCCGAGAGAGATCGTCAACGAAACATTCATCAGTGTGTCGGGAAAGGCTCTGAGCGGCAAGGGAACAGCTCCCGCATTACGAGTAGTGATCGATCGGTACCTCAGCGACTGTAGATTACATATCAGGCCGAGCCACGAGGTGGACAATCTTGCGGGGGCTATGTCTCTGATTGATTCAACCCGCGGGGTCGCGCTGCTGCCGGTATACGCAAAGAACCTGCTATCCGGTCCCGTAACGAGTCGGCCTCTTATTGATAAGGCTCCGACAATCGATCTCTGCCTCGGCTTCAAGAAAACTAATGAATCACCTCTCCTGAAACACCTACTATCCCGTCTAGATGAACTTATCTCGCGGGCCTCCTCGGGAACGCGTTGA
- a CDS encoding IS481 family transposase, producing the protein MPWKESRILDQRLQFLSSYQKEEMSVADLCRVYGISRPTAYRWINRYNETGPEGLVDRSRRPHTCSHATLEPMENAILVLRAKHPSWGARKLKARLEMLQPDVVWPAASTFGNILSRAGLTSPQRRRKRTTPCSEPFSLVTGPNQLWCMDFKGYFATGDGKRCDPFTITDAHSRYLIRCQIVSRIDLGQVRAICEAAMREYGVPARIRTDNGAPFAGTGLLGLSKLSLGWMKLGIVHERIQAGRPQQNGRHERMHRTLKEDTTVPPAASLRAQQTRFDNFRYVFNNERPHEGLNNQVPASFYQPSSVRLPRKLPEFNYPKGLLLRRVNNSGDISWHKTRIFISEVFRFEELGFESVTPGFYRVFFRDMEIGELNVEELRFRAARRVV; encoded by the coding sequence ATGCCCTGGAAAGAGAGTCGAATCTTGGATCAACGTTTGCAGTTTCTATCGAGTTATCAGAAGGAAGAGATGTCAGTAGCGGACCTGTGTCGCGTCTATGGGATCTCACGTCCAACGGCCTACCGTTGGATCAACCGTTACAACGAGACGGGGCCAGAGGGACTCGTGGATCGCAGCCGCCGACCGCATACCTGTTCGCACGCGACGCTCGAGCCGATGGAGAACGCCATCCTCGTCCTTCGTGCCAAGCATCCGTCCTGGGGCGCACGCAAACTCAAGGCAAGGCTGGAAATGCTGCAACCAGACGTGGTATGGCCTGCAGCTAGCACATTCGGCAACATCTTGAGCCGCGCGGGCTTGACCAGTCCGCAGAGAAGAAGAAAACGCACCACGCCATGCTCAGAACCGTTCTCTTTGGTTACGGGTCCGAATCAGCTGTGGTGCATGGATTTCAAGGGCTACTTCGCGACTGGCGACGGCAAGCGATGCGATCCGTTTACCATCACCGACGCGCATAGCCGTTACTTGATTCGTTGCCAGATCGTCTCACGTATCGACCTTGGCCAGGTTCGAGCAATCTGCGAAGCAGCCATGCGGGAGTACGGGGTTCCAGCACGAATAAGGACGGACAACGGGGCACCGTTTGCGGGAACAGGGCTACTCGGTCTGTCGAAGCTCTCACTCGGCTGGATGAAGCTCGGGATCGTCCACGAGCGCATTCAAGCAGGTCGACCGCAGCAGAACGGTCGCCATGAACGGATGCACCGCACGCTGAAGGAGGATACAACCGTACCGCCTGCGGCATCCCTTCGCGCGCAGCAGACCCGCTTCGATAACTTTCGCTACGTGTTCAACAATGAGCGTCCGCACGAAGGGCTGAACAACCAAGTTCCAGCGAGTTTCTACCAGCCCAGCTCCGTCCGACTCCCACGCAAGTTGCCGGAGTTCAACTACCCGAAGGGACTTCTTCTGCGAAGGGTGAACAATAGCGGAGACATCAGTTGGCACAAGACAAGAATATTCATCAGCGAGGTATTCCGTTTCGAAGAGTTGGGATTCGAGTCGGTGACACCAGGGTTTTATAGAGTTTTCTTTCGAGACATGGAGATCGGAGAACTCAATGTGGAGGAGCTTCGTTTTAGAGCTGCACGGCGAGTGGTCTAA
- a CDS encoding ParB/RepB/Spo0J family partition protein, with translation MQDSSAFQFLAIDTIHESTTNPRRTFDEAKLRELAESIKHNGLIQPITVRPNNEGFEIVAGARRFRAAQIAELFSIPARIVEIDDAKALEWQLVENSQRVDVHPYEEAQGFQRLLDIPGYDVAALVEKSGKSASHVYARLSLLQLIPAVAEAFTQERITASHANLIARLPQESQADAFEQCWRKDWQDKEPHLLPAKHVAAWIQANLYLPLADAPFDREDPTLNTSAGACVTCPRRSGYNTALFADVVSDQCLDSSCYHSKVKAFLDREIAAHPGLVQIENGWRNPKEQRPGAVQRGHVRELDAVIENPEAEPVIPCEAAKPAIVVYGKQLGRKLTVCTDKHCPVHDPQAAAEAAAHPVPTMAPAPEIETEEEAAQREAEHEQRMAEYKAEQERKEEERKAEFDRQQKEYEAEQARRDKQRKARVATFERIIEQAPASFSPAQMRVFLRLLIHLDYSFLEEVASHFANGDENSQQSDDEIVLAALDGTADEKLTGLALRLVLSDHVGIPHESQPDLLTEAEQVFAPKKPKAIKAKAEGSNKPKPTAAKVRAKKETTRKKAA, from the coding sequence ATGCAAGATAGCAGCGCATTCCAATTTCTCGCCATCGACACCATCCACGAATCCACCACCAACCCCCGCCGCACGTTCGATGAAGCCAAGCTCAGGGAACTCGCCGAGTCCATCAAGCACAATGGCCTCATCCAACCCATCACCGTCCGGCCCAACAACGAAGGCTTCGAGATCGTCGCGGGAGCAAGGCGATTCCGTGCCGCTCAGATTGCGGAGCTTTTCTCCATTCCCGCCCGTATCGTCGAGATCGACGATGCAAAGGCGCTCGAATGGCAGCTAGTGGAGAACAGCCAGCGCGTGGACGTTCACCCTTACGAGGAGGCGCAGGGATTCCAGCGCTTGCTGGACATCCCCGGTTACGACGTTGCCGCCTTGGTCGAGAAGTCAGGCAAGAGCGCAAGTCACGTCTACGCCCGTCTGTCCCTCTTACAACTCATCCCCGCCGTGGCCGAGGCGTTCACCCAGGAGCGCATCACGGCCAGCCACGCCAACCTTATCGCCCGTTTGCCGCAAGAGAGCCAGGCCGACGCCTTCGAGCAGTGCTGGCGCAAGGACTGGCAGGACAAGGAGCCACACCTGCTACCCGCCAAGCATGTTGCCGCGTGGATACAGGCCAACCTCTATCTGCCCCTCGCGGATGCACCGTTCGACCGCGAAGACCCAACCCTCAACACCAGTGCCGGAGCTTGCGTCACTTGCCCCCGTCGCAGCGGATACAACACCGCACTTTTTGCTGACGTGGTTTCTGACCAGTGCCTTGATTCAAGCTGCTACCACAGCAAAGTTAAGGCTTTCCTAGACCGTGAGATTGCCGCTCATCCCGGACTTGTCCAAATCGAGAACGGCTGGCGCAACCCCAAGGAACAGCGACCCGGAGCGGTGCAGCGCGGCCATGTTCGGGAGCTTGACGCAGTGATCGAAAACCCGGAGGCGGAACCCGTGATACCGTGCGAAGCCGCCAAACCTGCCATCGTCGTCTACGGCAAGCAGCTTGGTCGCAAGTTGACCGTTTGCACCGACAAGCATTGCCCAGTCCATGACCCACAGGCAGCAGCCGAAGCAGCAGCCCATCCCGTCCCGACAATGGCACCCGCACCGGAGATTGAGACGGAGGAGGAAGCCGCGCAACGCGAAGCCGAGCACGAACAACGCATGGCCGAGTATAAGGCGGAACAGGAACGCAAAGAGGAGGAGCGCAAAGCCGAGTTCGACCGTCAGCAGAAGGAATACGAGGCCGAGCAAGCCCGCCGCGACAAACAGCGCAAGGCGAGAGTTGCCACGTTCGAGCGCATCATCGAACAGGCTCCCGCGTCATTCAGCCCAGCACAGATGCGCGTCTTCCTTCGTTTGCTCATTCACTTGGACTACAGCTTCCTTGAGGAGGTGGCGTCTCACTTCGCAAACGGGGATGAGAACTCGCAACAGTCGGACGATGAGATCGTGTTGGCCGCATTGGACGGCACCGCAGACGAGAAGCTGACTGGCCTCGCCTTGCGCCTAGTCCTCTCTGACCACGTCGGCATCCCTCACGAAAGCCAACCGGACTTGCTCACTGAGGCCGAGCAGGTGTTCGCACCGAAGAAGCCCAAGGCCATCAAAGCCAAGGCCGAAGGTTCCAACAAGCCGAAGCCAACAGCCGCGAAAGTTAGAGCAAAGAAAGAAACGACCAGAAAGAAAGCAGCGTAG
- a CDS encoding ArdC family protein produces the protein MNTTSSVTPISETPKQPQQRQTAKDIIAANVKSLIEQLEAGHSDALTAYLDAMSRFHNYSFGNILEIARQRPDATRVAGLYAWNQLGRKVMKGQKGIRILAPIIGIKRKKDEEAERDITKQNTRVLVGFRNAYVFDVSQTEGAELPTMREMSGMVGENRDRLVSFIKHQGIELVFSEKIAPALGISYGGRIAIYPGQSEAEEFSTLVHELAHEMLHKAERRTTTTKVVKETEAEAIAFVIGKAVGLETGTASADYINLYHGNASLLAESLEVIQQTSGVILAALQPPTEEQAAMPDAELAKVA, from the coding sequence ATGAACACCACCAGCAGCGTTACCCCAATCAGCGAAACCCCTAAACAACCGCAGCAACGGCAGACCGCCAAAGACATCATCGCCGCCAACGTCAAGAGCCTTATCGAACAGCTTGAGGCTGGACACTCGGATGCACTCACCGCCTACCTCGACGCAATGAGCCGATTCCACAACTACAGCTTCGGGAACATTTTGGAGATTGCACGGCAGAGGCCGGACGCAACCCGCGTTGCAGGTCTCTATGCGTGGAACCAGCTTGGACGCAAAGTGATGAAAGGGCAGAAAGGTATTCGCATTCTGGCCCCGATTATCGGCATCAAGCGCAAGAAGGACGAAGAGGCCGAGCGAGACATCACCAAGCAGAACACCCGCGTCCTCGTCGGTTTCCGCAATGCCTATGTCTTCGATGTATCGCAGACCGAAGGCGCGGAGCTTCCCACCATGCGCGAGATGAGCGGCATGGTTGGCGAGAACCGCGACCGTCTCGTTTCGTTCATCAAGCATCAGGGCATCGAGCTCGTCTTTAGCGAGAAGATTGCTCCCGCACTTGGCATCAGCTACGGCGGACGCATCGCCATCTACCCCGGCCAGTCCGAGGCCGAGGAGTTTTCAACCCTTGTCCATGAACTCGCGCATGAGATGTTGCACAAGGCCGAACGTCGTACGACGACAACCAAAGTCGTGAAGGAGACGGAGGCCGAGGCGATTGCCTTTGTCATCGGCAAGGCCGTAGGACTTGAAACCGGAACGGCGAGCGCCGACTACATCAATCTCTATCATGGCAACGCCTCACTGTTGGCCGAGAGCTTGGAGGTTATCCAGCAGACCTCCGGCGTCATCCTCGCCGCATTGCAGCCGCCGACCGAAGAACAGGCGGCGATGCCCGATGCAGAACTGGCGAAGGTGGCCTAA
- a CDS encoding ATP-binding protein, with product MRWKDAQNPGKVNGLVETAAGELWANGTSGVLRVPKDELKKWLARPDYAISADRIDFTDGLPSLAVERWPEPSMVQSATGEIWFVTSKGLFWVNPADFDAKMNHVPPPVSIKTIVSGGHAYLATNGLRLSPSAGNLEINYTAPSFAFPERVQFRYKLENYDKEWQEAGTRRQAFYTGLPPGGYRLRVLASNGDGLWNETGASVNLTLLPAFYQTIWFRCLCGLVALVIVWQGYRLRVERIAASMRARFSERLDERVRVAHDLHDTLLQTISVSKLATDQALERSDDIAGMKSVLQHLSKLLGQAAAEGRAALSSLHISNKASNDLANAIRAAIDESLLDDRMQAELFVDGTVRDIHPIVCDEVYRIAYEGIRNALTHSEATLLQVYLSYGQDLTLRILDNGRGIDSDILHEGKAGHYGLSCIRDRATRIGAYLDLKTSQPGGTEIVLIVPGKAIFLTKGS from the coding sequence ATGCGCTGGAAGGACGCGCAGAACCCGGGAAAAGTGAACGGTCTGGTTGAAACCGCGGCCGGAGAGCTTTGGGCAAACGGGACCTCCGGAGTACTACGCGTTCCGAAAGACGAATTAAAGAAATGGCTTGCTCGCCCAGACTATGCGATATCGGCGGATCGGATAGATTTCACTGATGGTCTTCCCAGCCTTGCCGTAGAAAGATGGCCGGAACCGTCGATGGTTCAGTCGGCGACCGGTGAAATTTGGTTCGTCACTTCGAAAGGGCTGTTCTGGGTTAATCCAGCAGATTTCGACGCAAAGATGAACCACGTTCCGCCGCCGGTCTCGATCAAGACAATCGTTTCGGGAGGACACGCGTATCTAGCCACTAACGGTCTCCGCCTCAGTCCATCCGCGGGGAACCTGGAGATCAACTATACGGCTCCGAGCTTTGCGTTTCCCGAACGCGTCCAATTTCGATACAAACTGGAGAATTACGATAAAGAATGGCAAGAAGCCGGGACACGGCGACAGGCCTTCTACACGGGTCTTCCTCCGGGCGGCTACAGATTGCGGGTCTTAGCTTCCAACGGTGACGGACTGTGGAACGAAACTGGCGCGAGCGTGAATCTGACACTTCTGCCGGCGTTCTACCAGACGATCTGGTTCCGCTGCTTATGCGGGCTAGTTGCACTCGTCATTGTCTGGCAAGGATATCGCCTGAGGGTCGAGAGAATCGCCGCCTCGATGCGCGCACGATTTAGCGAACGCTTGGATGAGCGCGTACGCGTTGCCCACGACCTGCACGACACTCTGCTTCAAACAATTAGCGTCAGTAAGCTCGCGACGGACCAGGCGCTCGAGCGGTCGGATGACATTGCCGGAATGAAATCTGTGCTCCAACATCTCTCTAAGTTGCTCGGACAAGCAGCGGCTGAGGGGAGGGCCGCTTTGAGTTCGCTCCATATTTCGAACAAAGCGTCTAACGATCTCGCTAACGCGATTCGTGCTGCAATTGACGAAAGTCTGCTAGACGATCGGATGCAAGCGGAACTCTTCGTGGATGGGACAGTAAGAGACATTCATCCGATTGTGTGCGACGAGGTTTATAGGATTGCCTATGAAGGCATACGCAATGCCCTCACGCATTCGGAGGCTACTCTTCTGCAGGTCTACCTATCTTACGGTCAAGACTTGACCTTAAGGATTTTGGATAACGGAAGAGGTATCGACTCTGACATTCTGCACGAAGGCAAAGCGGGCCATTATGGCTTGTCTTGCATACGCGACAGAGCAACTCGTATCGGAGCCTATCTGGACTTAAAAACTTCACAGCCGGGAGGCACTGAAATCGTCTTGATCGTTCCAGGTAAGGCGATCTTTCTCACCAAAGGAAGCTAA